One part of the Sesamum indicum cultivar Zhongzhi No. 13 linkage group LG14, S_indicum_v1.0, whole genome shotgun sequence genome encodes these proteins:
- the LOC105176787 gene encoding uncharacterized protein LOC105176787 yields MVGVLSNKIQRDELKPGDHIYSWRHAYLYAHHGIYVGDGSVIHFTRGAGQEIGTGTVLDRFIFSSSPSSPSGSPCPRCGDQSMAEGVISSCLECFLSGGDLYLFQYNVSPATFLAKARGGTCTLAKSDPPEDVLYRAEYLLENGFGGYNIFKNNCEDFAIYCKTGLLIFTTVSVGRSGQAASFLAAASAIVSSPLRFLTTGFAGLTAVGCGVYCISRVVSDIGVRRDVIKIPVERLVSRSRLDEDAAAQIPKEE; encoded by the exons ATGGTGGGAGTGTTGTCCAACAAGATTCAAAGAGATGAGCTGAAGCCCGGCGATCATATCTATTCTTGGAGGCACGCCTATCTTTACGCTCACCATG GAATATATGTTGGGGATGGGAGCGTGATCCATTTCACTCGTGGGGCAGGGCAGGAGATCGGGACAGGGACAGTGTTGGACAGATTCATTTTCAGCTCATCCCCATCTAGTCCTTCAGGTTCCCCCTGCCCTAGATGCGGTGACCAATCAATGGCTGAAGGCGTCATCTCTTCTTGCCTTGAATGCTTCCTTTCTGGTGGAGACCTATATCTGTTTCAGTATAATGTCTCACCAGCCACTTTCCTCGCTAAAGCTCGAGGTGGGACGTGTACCCTTGCAAAGTCTGATCCACCAGAAGATGTCCTCTACCGCGCCGAATATCTCCTTGAAAACGGTTTTGGAGGCTACAACATCTTCAAGAACAACTGCGAGGATTTTGCAATCTATTGCAAAACCGGTCTACTCATCTTCACGACTGTCAGTGTGGGACGGAGTGGTCAAGCAGCATCATTTCTAGCTGCTGCTAGTGCCATCGTATCATCACCACTTCGCTTCCTGACGACGGGCTTTGCTGGTCTGACAGCAGTGGGATGTGGTGTTTATTGTATTAGTCGTGTTGTCTCTGATATTGGAGTACGACGTGATGTCATTAAAATCCCTGTAGAGAGGCTCGTTTCGCGCTCCCGATTGGATGAGGATGCAGCAGCACAGATCCCCAAGGAAGAATAG